The genomic window GCGCCTTCCCAGAGCTCTCTACAGGATGCCCGTCGACAAGCTGCTTGGCTCTTTCCCTTGCGGCTGCCTCGTCGCGCATATCGAGGTCAATCCGCAGTTCTATGTGTCCATCGGCACCGATTATGTAAGCTCGATATACGCCCATGATCTTGCTCCAAAACAGCCGTTCCGAAGCCGGAACCATCTTAGAGCCGATCCAGATTCGCGTTACCATGGGATATTCACTTCGGGGACTGGGACCGCGACCTTTGAGCTTTCTCCGCCATCGCCAACCACTCTTCCCTCAGCTTTAGCCAAGCCTCTCTGTCGACCGGGCTTGTGGCCTTCTCTGCCTCCTTGAGGCAGTCCTTCGCCAGGCGGAAGTATCTCGCGGCGTCATCGCTCATCGCCGAATAATCTGCCCGCTTAAGAAAGATGCCATCCAAACGAAAGCCGCAGGCGCCGATCTGGCACGACCCTTGCGGCGGTGCCACGACGTTCCGCACGATCGGCGGGACTCCCGAATGTCGTCATCGTCCTCGGTTTCTGTAGCCTTCAGGCCCACCACCATTGGCAGTGCGTCCCCGAGACGTTTCCGATAGGTTTCATAGGCTGCTTTGAGAGCGGCGCGAAGGGCGCTGCCGATCCGCTTCTTGCTCGTCTCCTTCAGCTTTGAGGGCAGATCTCCCCTCCATGTCCGTAGATCATTTTCCGTTAGCGCACGCAGCGGCACGCTGGCCAGTGGTGCTGGCGGGACGTCCTCGCGTTTCGGTCCAGCTTTTCGCCCGATAACATAGCGCGAAAGGCGGTTGTCCACGTCCGATCGCACCATGCGCCCGGCGCGTCTGCTATGACGGGCATTGAGTGCTGCAATGTAGGACTCGACGGCCGATTGCACAGTAAGTAGCGGTCCATCTGCTTTAACTTTAGCTTCTGCGCGCTCTGCCTCAACCTGCGCTCGCGCGACGCGAATGGCGGCATTGTAGTCCAGCGTCCCGGTTGCAATCGCATCGTCCGCGGTGCCGATCGGCGCCTGGCGGTAACCAGCCCCATTCCGCCAGCGTGCCGGCCAGGTGGCCCTCTCTAGGCGGTCGCATGCGGGAGAACGTCCTTATCCCGGCACTCATCGTCGTGCTGCTGATTACTTCGTCGGCGTTATGACCACCTTGGTAACAGCAGGATCACGAGCAGCGCCAACGTGAAATCCAAGGCGAGGGCGAACCCCAGATGGTCAGCCACGATCAAGAAAGCTCTGCTGGCCGTCGTTACCGGCCGCCCCCTGCGATTGGCATCTGGGCTGCCGTCTACGGGTTCTAAGTAGGGCGCGTAGGCCAGATATTCGGCGCGGCGTTTTTGTGTAATGATCCCTCGGGTTCCATAGCCGATGGCGAAACCCAATCCCAGCGCTGCGAACAGAATTGCTAATCCGAGCATCTGATCATCCCTTGGGTAGGTCTTCCAGCCTGGCCCGAGCACGGTCGGAATAAGTAGGACGATCGGCCGTGGTTCCTAATGGGGACGCGCGCCTCGTGCGGCGGCTCGTCGAATACGAGCTAGCGGCCCCGCGCGCAAAGTCATCGAGATAAGATACCAGCGGCGTCACCGACGCGGTCGCGATCGGATCGGCTTTCCGTTATTGGACGTGCCGCGTCGCCCGCAAAGAATACTGTGCCGCCTCCTCGCAATCACCAATTCATATTCGAGCGCACCACCGCCAACGTAATCGGCGCGGTGCCGAGCTCCCGCATCGCAGCGCGCATTTCGGCAGCGCTGCGGACGTCGTGCTCTTCCCGTCGTAGATCTGCGCCTTTCTCGCGCTGCGGATTTGGCATGTGAAGCACCGCGCCCGAACTGAGCGCGAGGCCGAGGACCGGCTGCACGATTCCGATCAAGTCGGCGCCAGGACCGAAGGGAATGAAGGAGATGAACATGAAAGGGATGAAGGGCACGTAGCTAACTCAAATCGCATCGATCAACAGGATCCTTCTCGGATCAGCGGATCGTCGGCGGCCGTGCATGTGGCCGCAGCGCGAGCCGCCGCTACCGCCATCCAATCCCGCAGCAGGCCTCTGTCCTCCTTCGAAAAAGACGCGCGCCGCTTGAGGTCGGCCAGGGTGTCGTCGGGATGGCATCGCTCGAAATCCTCGCGGATCAGCGACTCGAGGTAGGTCCGGTCCCAGGCGCCGGCTGAATCGAGATGCTGGTGTGGGTCGGTCCTCATGGTGCACGCGGTCGAGAGCGGTCCCGATGCGGCACAACGGCAAGAGCGATTGTTGGTTCACGCATGTACCTGCCGGGTCGACGAGGACCGCCTCGAGACCGCCTCCGAGCGGGAACCCGCAAATGTCCAGGCCGTTCGAATCACAGGGGCTGGCCTTGAAGGAGCCGTCGCGATGATTGCCCGTGCTGTGGCGCCTGGCCCATGGCCGCGAACCTGCAGCGGACGTCATCCGCGCAGCCGGTTGTCCGGTTCAGGTGTCCAAGCTGCCACGGTGACGAGGCGGGCCGGCTGCGGCGCCCATTCGTGCAGCACGACCCGCCGCGGAGTCTGGATGCGGCCTGATGAAGATCCGGTCCCATTCCGAAAGCCACATCGTCGAACTCGAAGACGGATCGCAATGGCTGGTGTTTCCAGGCGATCTGGATCTCACGCTCGCCTGGAAGCCCGAGACTGATCTGACGGGGACGATGACGTGGCCTCGCACGCGCCGGTCGGCGGCGGCGTGAAGGTCCGCGTCATACCGGCCGGCGAAAGCCGGCCTGTGCGCGAGGTCAAGGACGCGCTGAAGCAAGGTTGATCGCGGGAACCCGGTCCGATGTGATTGCGGTCTCGCACCTCGCTCTTGAGGCCGCCCTCTCCGTAGACTCACGGAATCCAAAACGCGCCGCCGACGGGCTATCTATCCCGCAGCACCGGGGCTGGCGTATTTCATCCGTGCTCATATTTTTGCCGGTGGGCCGCAGGCTGTCAGTCTGCGGCCATTTTGCATCCGGACCTTCGAAACACGGCCACGGGCCGCCGCCTGGATCATCAGGCGCTGCGGGCCGCGCCTACCGTATCGGCCATCCTGGCGCCACGTGCGCCCATAGGTTTCTCGCTGCCCGTCGTCGTGTCGCGCGCGGTCTGGTGCTCCATCTCGGCATCGAGCTCGGCTCCGAGCAGGATCACGATCGCGGAGATCCACAGCCAAGTCATGAAGCCGATCGCGGCGCCGAGCGAGCCGTAGGTCTCGTTGAACTTGCCGAAGTTGGCGGCGTACCAGGAGAACAGCGCCGATGCGCCGAGCCACAAGACGGTCGCGATTGCGCTGCCCCACGTGATCCGGCGCCAGCGTGGCGCTTCGCGGCTTGGTCCGAAGCGATAGATGAGCGCGAGCGCCAGCGCGACCGCGACGAACATCGCGGGCCACCGGGCGATGCGAACGAGAAGATCGGCGGCGTTCGACAGTCCGACGAAGTTCAGCGCCACCGGCAGGACCACCACCGCGCCGAGTGCGATCAGGACGAAGGCGATGCCGGCGAGCGTGAAGGAGAGGGAAAGCGCGTTCAGCTTCACGAAGCCTCGCTTCTCTTTCTCGCCGTAAACGATGTTGAGCGTGTCGAACAGCGACTTCATGGCCGCGTTCGCGCTCCAGAGCGAGACCGCCAGGCCGATGGCGAAGGTGAGACCGAGCGTCTGATTGCCCTTCGAGGCCACGCGCGTGAGCTGATCTCTGGCGACGTCGATGGCGCCGCCCGGAAGGAATCCGGAGACCTGGTCGACGTGCTTGGCGATGCTGCCCGGATCCGAGAAGAGCCCATAGATTGCGACGAGGGCCGCCAGCGCCGGGAAGATCGCGAGCAGGCTATAGTAGGTCATGCCGGCGGCGAGCGCGAGGACGCGGTGCTCGGAGATGTTGCCGTAGACCCGCAGCAGGATGTCCTTCCAACCGCGCGCCGGAATCTCGGAGGGCGCGTCGGCGAGCCGCCCGCGGTCATCGCCTTCCGTCGCGACGGCGGCCGGGAAAGCGTCCCGATCGCCATCCTGCTTCTTAGGAAATGCTTCCCTTCTGTCGGGCCGCGCTACGTTCTCGGGCGGGGCGAGGCGATCCAACAGAAACGCGACCGCAAGAAGTCCCAGGGCTGGCGCCAGACTCCATCCGCCGCCCTCTGGGCGTGCAGCCGACTTCCGGACCTTGGCCATCGAACTCCTCCGCCGGAATTAAATTAATGGAAGCCCAGAGAGGGAGTTCCTTTCTGATGCCCGTGGCGTTTCGACCGTTCGTCAGAACGCAAACACCCATTGGCCGCGGCTTTCTCGGTTGACAACAGCCGTTACGCGGAAACTCACAAGCACCTCTGCGTCGCCTTGGCTTGGCTAAAACCGCCGCGCGCATCTGGACAAAATCACACGTCGGCGTTTAGCAGGTTGGAAAGTTTAGGATCTCTATCCTTCCTAGCGGGGCGCTTCGTAGCGATCCGGCATCTGCCAGGATCTGCGTACCGTGGGCGAGGCTACTGTGATGGCGCGGTTCCGAGCGGCTTCGGCGGATCAATCGCATTGACCGCGAGCTCGATGGTGGCATACAGATTGGCGCCATGAAGAGCGCGATCTTACTTGCCGTGGAGGACATTCTGACCCGGGGTCGAATGGTCCCGACATGCAGAGGTGCGCCTCCCTGCATGCGTCTGGTTTTACCGACTAACGTTGAGGTTGGGACGGCGTTGAACCCGTAGCCGCTCACTCGCGTTCTTTGAGTCTTCCAGAAATCCGAACTCCGACGGTGAGACGCCTACCTTTGTTTGTTTGAGCTTTCAAACCTTTCTCATGAATACTTGAACCCTGCGCTGCCAAGCAAAGACGATTCCATGTACGATGGACTCCCTTCGAAACTCGCCTGAGAAGACGCAGCCGGTCATGCAGGTGGTACCTATTCACGACCTCGGCTCCGGAATTGTTACGCGCAGCGCTTGGCGGTACGGAGGTTGACAACAAGCTGGAATGCTGTGGGTTGCTCGACCGGCATGTCTGCCGGATTGCCGCCTTTTAAACGTAAGTGGCCAAGAAAGGCAGTCGCCGATATCTGCCTGTGCCACGTCCATCGACCGCGGCGGTATCGATCGAGACAGTCGCAATGCCGGAATCTGCCACCCCGTCGTTAGCTTTGCAGGCAACGAGTCGGTGCCGTTGAGGTTTACTGGCGTACTGCTGAACGAAGCATCGTCATCAGCATGAAGCTTCCTGCCCTTGAAGGTCCGGAAACCATCGCACCATCAACAAGCTCAACGCCGCTGTCGTTGGCCAACACGTTGCCGCTGGCGAACACGAGTATCCTCTGC from Bradyrhizobium zhanjiangense includes these protein-coding regions:
- a CDS encoding YihY/virulence factor BrkB family protein produces the protein MAKVRKSAARPEGGGWSLAPALGLLAVAFLLDRLAPPENVARPDRREAFPKKQDGDRDAFPAAVATEGDDRGRLADAPSEIPARGWKDILLRVYGNISEHRVLALAAGMTYYSLLAIFPALAALVAIYGLFSDPGSIAKHVDQVSGFLPGGAIDVARDQLTRVASKGNQTLGLTFAIGLAVSLWSANAAMKSLFDTLNIVYGEKEKRGFVKLNALSLSFTLAGIAFVLIALGAVVVLPVALNFVGLSNAADLLVRIARWPAMFVAVALALALIYRFGPSREAPRWRRITWGSAIATVLWLGASALFSWYAANFGKFNETYGSLGAAIGFMTWLWISAIVILLGAELDAEMEHQTARDTTTGSEKPMGARGARMADTVGAARSA